Proteins encoded together in one Lathyrus oleraceus cultivar Zhongwan6 chromosome 5, CAAS_Psat_ZW6_1.0, whole genome shotgun sequence window:
- the LOC127078777 gene encoding probable manganese-transporting ATPase PDR2 has translation MSTFHVGGKVVDKVDLLRKKQLLWRLDVWPFAVFYGAWVSVILPSLDFVDACIVLGALSSSHILVCLFTAWSVDFKCFAYYSKVKNIDQADSCKITPAKFCGSKEVVPLNSRKSSAGSSSVDLEEIYFDFRKQCFVYSKEKGTFYKLSYPTKETFGHYLKCSGHGSEAKVLAATEKWGRNVFDYPQPTFQKLMKEHCMEPFFVFQVFCVGLWCLDEYWYYSLFTLFMLFMFESTMAKSRLRTLTELRRVRVDNQIVMVHRGGKWVKLSGTDLLPGDVVSIGRSSGQNGEEKSVPADMLILAGSAIVNEAILTGESTPQWKISIAGRGIEEKLSAKRDKAHVLYGGTKILQHSADKTFPLKTPDGGCLAVVLRTGFETSQGKLMRTILFSTERVTANSWESGLFILFLVVFALIAAGYVFIKGLEDPSRSKYKLILNCSLIVTSVIPPELPMELSIAVNTSLIALARRGIFCTEPFRIPFAGKVDICCFDKTGTLTSDDMEFSGVVGLTETTDLESDMSRVPVRTVEILASCHALVFVENKLVGDPLEKAALKGIDWSYKSDEKAVPKRGNGHPVQIVQRYHFASHLKRMAVIVRIQEEFFAFVKGAPEIIQDRLIDVPPSYVETYKKYTRQGSRVLALAHKSLSDMTVSEARSLDRDMVESGLTFAGFVVFNCPIRSDSADVLSGLKESSHDLVMITGDQALTACHVASQVHIISKPTLILSPASNGEGYSWVSPDENENIRYSKEEVEILSESHDLCVGGDCFEMLQQTSAHLLVIPYVKVFARVAPEQKELILTTFKTVGRVTLMCGDGTNDVGALKQAHVGVALLNAMPPAKGGNSASDSSAEDSSKPAKQKKSKLAGETSGKSISPSGEGTSKAKVASKSDSTSHSAVNRHQTAVDMQRQKLKKMMDELNEDGDGRAPIVKLGDASMASPFTAKHASVSPTTDIIRQGRSTLVTTLQMFKILGLNCLATAYVLSVMYLDGVKLGDVQATISGVFTAAFFLFISHARPLPTLSAERPHPNIFCAYVLLSLLGQFSVHLFFLMASVKEAEKYMPEECIEPDASFHPNLVNTVSYMVSMMLQVATFAVNYMGHPFNQSISENRPFRYALVAAVVFFTAITSDLFRDLNDWLKLVPLPVGLRNKLLIWAFLMFFVCYSWERLLRWAFPGKVPAWKRRQQVAVSNLEKKKEL, from the exons ATGTCGACTTTTCACGTCGGCGGCAAGGTCGTCGACAAGGTTGATTTGCTGAGGAAGAAGCAATTGTTATGGCGCTTAGACGTTTGGCCTTTCGCCGTTTTTTACGGCGCGTGGGTTTCAGTTATTCTTCCCAGCCTTGATTTTGTTGATGCCTGTATTGTTTTAGGTGCTTTGTCTTCTAGTCATATACTCGTTTGTCTCTTCACCGCTTGGTCAGTTGATTTCAAATGTTTTGCATATTATAGCAAG GTCAAAAATATTGATCAGGCTGATTCTTGTAAGATAACTCCGGCTAAGTTTTGTGGTTCTAAAGAAGTTGTACCTCTTAATTCTCGGAAATCA TCTGCAGGTTCTTCATCAGTGGATCTGGAAGAGATCTACTTTGATTTTAGAAAACAATGTTTTGTTTATTCGAAGGAGAAGGGGACTTTTTACAAACTTTCTTATCCTACCAAGGAAACATTTGGACATTATCTCAAGTGTAGTGGCCATGGCTCTGAAGCCAAAGTTCTTGCTGCTACCGAGAAATGGGGGCGGAATGT ATTTGATTATCCTCAGCCAACATTTCAGAAATTGATGAAAGAGCATTGCATGGAACCTTTTTTTGTGTTTCAG GTTTTTTGTGTTGGTCTCTGGTGTTTGGATGAATATTGGTACTATAGTTTGTTCACTCTATTTATGCTGTTTATGTTTGAGTCGACCATGGCAAAAAGTCGGTTAAGGACTCTGACTGAGTTAAGACGTGTTAGAGTGGATAATCAGATTGTTATGGTACATCGTGGTGGCAA ATGGGTAAAGCTATCTGGTACAGACCTTTTGCCTGGAGACGTTGTCTCTATAGGCCGTTCTTCTGGTCAGAATGGAGAGGAGAAATCTGTACCTGCAGACATGCTTATATTGGCTGGAAGTGCAATTGTGAATGAAGCTATTCTCACAGGCGAGTCTACTCCTCAATGGAAG ATTTCTATTGCGGGTAGGGGTATTGAGGAGAAGTTGTCAGCAAAGCGAGATAAAGCCCATGTTTTATATGGTGGAACCAAAATATTGCAGCACTCTGCAGATAAG ACCTTTCCTCTAAAAACACCTGATGGTGGCTGCTTGGCTGTTGTCCTTAGAACTGGGTTTGAAACAAGTCAAGGAAAGTTGATGCGAACAATCTTATTCTCTACAGAAAGG GTGACTGCTAATAGTTGGGAAAGTGGACTGTTCATTTTATTCTTGGTTGTATTTGCTTTAATTGCGGCTGGTTATGTGTTTATTAAG GGGCTAGAAGACCCCTCAAGGAGCAAGTATAAACTTATACTTAACTGTTCTCTTATTGTTACTTCTGTGATACCTCCCGAGTTACCAATGGAATTATCTATAGCTGTTAATACTTCTCTGATTGCACTTGCACGCCGAGGAATTTTTTGCACAGAACCTTTTCGGATACCATTTGCTGGGAAG GTTGATATATGTTGTTTTGACAAGACTGGGACACTTACATCTGATGACATG GAATTTTCCGGAGTGGTTGGGTTGACAGAAACTACAGATTTGGAATCTGACATGAGTAGAGTGCCTGTGCGAACAGTAGAAATCCTGGCTTCTTGCCATGCATTGGTATTTGTTGAGAATAAGCTG GTTGGCGATCCTCTCGAGAAGGCCGCACTCAAGGGAATTGATTGGAGTTATAAATCTGATGAGAAGGCCGTTCCTAAAAG GGGAAATGGCCATCCTGTTCAAATTGTTCAGCGGTATCATTTTGCATCTCACTTAAAACGAATGGCAGTTATTGTTCGTATTCAGGAGGAATTTTTTGCATTTGTGAAG GGGGCCCCAGAAATTATACAAGATAGGCTCATTGATGTGCCTCCATCGTATGTTGAGACCTACAAAAAATATACACGCCAGGGGTCTCGTGTTCTTGCCTTGGCTCACAAGTCTCTTTCAGACATGACA GTCAGTGAAGCTAGAAGCTTGGATAGGGATATGGTGGAAAGTGGACTTACTTTTGCCGGTTTTGTG GTGTTTAATTGTCCCATAAGATCAGATTCAGCTGATGTTTTATCAGGATTGAAAGAATCTTCACATGACTTG GTGATGATTACTGGTGACCAAGCTTTGACAGCCTGTCATGTCGCTAGCCAAGTGCATATTATATCAAAACCGACATTAATACTTAGTCCAGCAAGTAATGGTGAAGGATATAGTTGGGTGTCCCCCGATGAGAATGAAAACATTCGATACAG TAAGGAAGAGGTTGAAATTTTGTCAGAGTCTCATGATCTGTGTGTTGGAGGTGATTGCTTTGAGATGTTGCAACAGACATCAGCTCATCTTCTGGTCATTCCTTATGTGAAG GTTTTTGCTAGAGTTGCTCCTGAGCAAAAGGAACTTATCTTGACCACTTTTAAAACAGTTGGACGGGTAACATTGATGTGTGGGGATGGAACCAATGATGTTGGAGCTTTAAAGCAG GCCCATGTAGGAGTTGCTCTTCTGAATGCAATGCCGCCAGCTAAAGGTGGAAACTCCGCTTCAGATTCATCCGCCGAAGACAGTTCAAAACCTGCTAAGCAAAAGAAATCCAAGCTTGCAGGTGAAACATCTGGAAAGAGTATTAGCCCAAGTGGAGAAGGCACTTCAAAAGCCAAAGTTGCTTCTAAATCAGACTCCACTAGCCATTCAGCTGTTAACCGTCATCAAACAGCTGTTGATATGCAAAGACAGAAGCTTAAGAAGATGATGGATGAGCTTAATGAAGATGGAGATGGGCGTGCACCCATTGTCAAGCTTGGTGATGCCTCAATGGCATCCCCGTTCACCGCTAAGCATGCATCTGTATCTCCCACCACTGACATAATTCGACAGGGTCGGAGTACCCTAGTGACAACCCTTCAGATGTTTAAAATTCTGGGCCTCAACTGCCTTGCCACTGCATATGTCTTGAGTGTTATGTATCTGGATGGTGTGAAGCTAGGTGATGTACAAGCAACAATAAGTGGTGTCTTCACTGCTGCATTCTTCCTCTTTATTTCACATGCACGCCCACTTCCCACTCTCTCAGCTGAACGTCCCCACCCCAACATCTTCTGTGCTTATGTCTTGCTTTCCCTCTTGGGACAATTTTCTGTTCACTTGTTTTTTCTTATGGCATCTGTCAAAGAAGCTGAAAAATACATGCCAGAAGAATGTATCGAACCTGATGCAAGTTTTCACCCCAACCTGGTTAATACTGTTTCCTACATGGTGAGCATGATGCTCCAGGTGGCCACATTTGCCGTAAACTACATGGGCCATCCCTTCAACCAAAGTATTTCTGAAAACAGGCCTTTCCGTTATGCCCTCGTTGCTGCTGTTGTTTTTTTTACTGCGATAACATCTGATCTCTTCAGGGATTTGAATGACTGGTTGAAGTTGGTGCCATTGCCAGTGGGTTTGAGGAATAAACTATTGATTTGGGCTTTTCTGATGTTTTTCGTATGCTACTCATGGGAGAGACTGTTGAGGTGGGCTTTTCCTGGTAAAGTCCCAGCTTGGAAGAGGCGACAACAGGTTGCTGTATCTAATTTAGAAAAGAAGAAAGAGCTCTAA